From Pseudothermotoga thermarum DSM 5069, a single genomic window includes:
- a CDS encoding phosphoglycerate kinase codes for MKKMTIRDVDLAGKTVIMRVDFNVPLDKDGKVADDTRIRAALPTIEYAVKNGAKVILLSHLGRPKGPDPKYSMKPVAEHLKNISNLNVIFVPQLYGDEVKEAVKNMKPGDVLVLENTRFHPGEEKNDLELARAWAELADIHVNDAFGTAHRAHASNVGIASFIPSVAGFLMEKEIEFLSKVTYEPEHPYVVVLGGAKVSDKIGVITNLLNKADKLLIGGAMMFTFLKAQGFSVGSSLVEDDKLELAKDIMRMAKEKGVELVLPVDAVIAQKMEPGVEKKVVKISEGIPEGWMGLDIGPETVSLFEKAMEGAKTVVWNGPMGVFEIDDFAEGTKKVAEIIAKVKGTTVIGGGDTAAAVAKFGLESAYSHVSTGGGASLEFLEGKELPGIKSIADKKK; via the coding sequence ATGAAAAAGATGACAATCAGGGATGTGGATCTGGCTGGCAAAACCGTTATCATGAGGGTTGATTTCAACGTTCCCCTTGATAAAGATGGTAAGGTTGCCGATGATACGAGAATAAGAGCTGCTTTGCCAACCATAGAATATGCCGTCAAAAACGGTGCAAAAGTGATACTTTTGTCGCACCTTGGCAGACCAAAAGGACCAGATCCGAAGTACTCCATGAAACCAGTGGCTGAACATCTAAAGAACATATCGAATCTAAATGTCATATTTGTTCCACAGCTGTATGGAGACGAAGTAAAAGAAGCTGTGAAAAACATGAAACCAGGTGATGTTTTGGTTTTGGAAAACACAAGATTTCATCCTGGTGAGGAGAAAAATGATCTTGAACTAGCCCGTGCTTGGGCTGAGTTGGCAGATATTCACGTCAACGATGCTTTTGGAACAGCTCACAGAGCGCATGCTTCAAACGTTGGAATAGCTTCCTTCATACCAAGCGTTGCAGGTTTTCTGATGGAGAAAGAGATAGAATTTCTAAGCAAAGTAACTTACGAGCCTGAACACCCATATGTTGTCGTGCTTGGAGGAGCCAAGGTTTCGGACAAAATAGGTGTTATAACAAACTTGCTCAACAAGGCAGACAAACTTTTGATTGGTGGCGCAATGATGTTCACCTTCCTCAAAGCTCAAGGGTTCTCGGTTGGGTCATCCCTCGTTGAAGACGACAAACTTGAGCTTGCAAAAGACATCATGAGAATGGCTAAGGAAAAAGGTGTTGAACTTGTTCTGCCTGTCGATGCTGTAATAGCTCAAAAAATGGAGCCAGGTGTGGAAAAGAAAGTGGTCAAAATCTCAGAGGGAATACCTGAGGGTTGGATGGGTCTTGACATAGGACCTGAGACGGTTTCGTTGTTCGAAAAAGCAATGGAAGGTGCAAAAACTGTCGTTTGGAACGGTCCGATGGGAGTATTTGAAATCGATGATTTTGCCGAGGGAACCAAGAAGGTTGCCGAAATAATAGCCAAAGTCAAAGGAACCACGGTCATAGGTGGTGGAGACACAGCTGCTGCGGTGGCAAAATTCGGTTTGGAATCAGCTTACAGTCATGTTTCAACCGGTGGAGGAGCTTCCCTGGAATTTTTGGAGGGAAAGGAACTTCCTGGAATTAAGAGCATTGCTGACAAAAAAAAATAG
- the gap gene encoding type I glyceraldehyde-3-phosphate dehydrogenase — MRVAINGFGRIGRIVLREILRRNSKDIEVVAINDITDAATLAHLFKYDSVHKIYPGEVKVSDGNIVIDGKALKVFSEKDPSKLPWKDLGIDVVIESSGVFTERDKAALHLQAGAKKVVITAPAKGEDITVVIGCNEKDLKPEHTIISCASCTTNSIAPIIKVLHRKFGIKSGFLTTVHAYTNDQRVLDLPHKDLRRARAAALNTIPTTTGAAKAVALVVPELKGKLDGIALRVPVPDGSISDFTALVEKPTTIEEVNAVMKEACENELKGIILYNEDPIVSSDIVGTPYSGIFDATLTNVKDNLIKVFSWYDNEYGYSCRVVDTVELLAKLM, encoded by the coding sequence GTGAGAGTGGCAATTAACGGTTTCGGAAGAATTGGTAGGATAGTGCTAAGGGAAATTCTAAGGAGAAACTCAAAGGATATCGAAGTTGTTGCCATCAATGATATCACCGATGCCGCCACACTTGCTCATCTTTTCAAGTACGATTCTGTTCACAAGATTTATCCAGGTGAAGTCAAGGTTTCGGATGGAAACATCGTCATCGATGGTAAAGCTTTAAAAGTTTTCAGTGAAAAGGATCCTTCAAAGCTTCCTTGGAAGGACCTTGGCATCGATGTTGTTATTGAATCATCTGGAGTTTTCACTGAAAGGGACAAGGCCGCTTTGCACCTTCAAGCTGGAGCCAAAAAAGTTGTGATAACAGCTCCAGCAAAAGGCGAAGATATAACTGTGGTGATTGGTTGTAACGAAAAAGATCTCAAACCAGAGCACACCATAATTTCTTGTGCTTCTTGTACAACGAACTCCATCGCTCCAATAATCAAAGTTTTGCACAGAAAATTCGGAATCAAAAGTGGTTTCTTGACAACTGTTCATGCTTACACCAACGACCAAAGAGTGCTGGATCTACCTCACAAAGATCTCAGGAGAGCTAGAGCTGCCGCTCTCAACACTATACCAACTACAACAGGTGCTGCAAAGGCAGTTGCACTTGTTGTTCCAGAACTCAAAGGAAAACTCGATGGTATCGCTTTGAGGGTACCAGTCCCAGATGGATCAATATCCGACTTCACCGCACTTGTTGAAAAGCCAACCACAATCGAAGAAGTCAACGCAGTTATGAAAGAAGCTTGCGAAAATGAACTTAAAGGGATCATTCTTTACAACGAAGATCCAATAGTCAGTTCCGATATAGTTGGAACACCTTATTCTGGTATCTTCGATGCAACCTTGACAAACGTTAAAGATAATTTGATCAAAGTATTCTCCTGGTATGACAACGAGTACGGATACAGCTGTAGGGTAGTTGATACAGTCGAATTGCTCGCAAAACTCATGTGA
- a CDS encoding YbaB/EbfC family nucleoid-associated protein: MKKIRGFGGRSYGAKGDKTLQNLEKIQQQMWENLQKLEETFETMEVIGSAGGGAVKVRAKCNYEIVAIEYDDALLQDKEMLNDLIVAAVNEALKEIERRRQEEIEKITGIQGMPNL; this comes from the coding sequence TTGAAGAAAATTAGAGGCTTTGGTGGGAGAAGTTACGGAGCGAAAGGGGATAAAACACTACAAAATCTAGAGAAAATACAACAACAGATGTGGGAAAATCTTCAAAAACTTGAAGAAACCTTCGAAACAATGGAAGTTATTGGCTCAGCAGGTGGAGGAGCGGTTAAAGTTAGAGCAAAGTGTAACTACGAAATAGTGGCAATCGAATACGACGACGCACTTCTCCAAGATAAAGAAATGTTGAACGATTTGATCGTTGCTGCTGTAAACGAAGCTTTGAAGGAAATTGAAAGGAGACGACAAGAGGAGATCGAGAAGATAACGGGAATACAAGGTATGCCAAATTTGTGA
- the dnaX gene encoding DNA polymerase III subunit gamma/tau, translating to MEALYRKYRPKCFNQIIDQEQAKLVLQNAIKKNKVSHAYIFAGPRGTGKTSIARILAKALNCPNRVDYEPCCKCDSCLAIDKGIHPDVIELDAASNRGIDEIRRIRDAVGFRPMMGNYKVYIVDEFHMLTREAFNALLKTLEEPPEKVVFVLATTNLERVPPTIISRCQVIQFKNLSEKNMLQHIKNVAQNEQMSIDEEAALIIVKRASGSLRDALSMLEQVSSYAQDGKIDVSVVEKALGLVPTKAVEDYIEAILKGDIVGLVKLIDEVYDHGYDVDQLVQMSLEFLEKKISENPSKEYIDLARKIFDISKDLRYAENKRLILKLLSTNLAQQYRKTEAQPAVVESKPKTSLSENSNVQPQQPTQPQQIQAPESVTKEEKGSGEIEKVLEYLKTVGDIALFVALSQAQIKVKEKEIEISFLPTQKFQYEYVKQKTFELEFLLKSLLKKDFTIKLVIDEAREKEILKKLRQMFPGKVQIEE from the coding sequence TTGGAAGCTCTCTATAGAAAATATAGACCAAAGTGTTTCAACCAAATAATAGACCAAGAACAGGCAAAATTGGTTCTCCAAAACGCCATTAAGAAAAACAAGGTTTCTCACGCGTACATATTCGCCGGTCCAAGGGGTACCGGAAAAACTTCTATTGCCAGAATCCTCGCAAAAGCTTTGAACTGCCCAAATAGAGTAGATTATGAACCCTGCTGTAAATGTGACAGCTGTCTCGCCATAGACAAAGGAATCCATCCCGACGTTATAGAACTCGACGCGGCATCTAACCGTGGTATAGATGAGATCAGAAGAATAAGAGATGCCGTTGGCTTCAGACCGATGATGGGAAACTACAAAGTTTACATCGTCGACGAATTTCACATGCTGACCAGGGAAGCTTTCAACGCTCTTTTGAAAACTTTGGAAGAACCACCGGAAAAGGTTGTTTTTGTGCTTGCAACAACGAATTTGGAAAGAGTTCCTCCAACGATCATATCTAGGTGCCAAGTTATACAATTTAAAAATCTTTCAGAAAAAAATATGCTACAACACATCAAAAATGTGGCTCAAAATGAACAAATGTCTATTGATGAAGAGGCTGCGTTGATCATTGTAAAAAGGGCTTCGGGTAGTTTAAGAGATGCTTTATCAATGCTTGAACAAGTTTCGAGTTATGCGCAAGATGGAAAAATAGATGTATCGGTTGTGGAAAAAGCCCTCGGATTGGTGCCAACAAAAGCCGTTGAAGATTACATAGAAGCGATTTTAAAAGGTGATATCGTTGGCTTAGTCAAACTGATCGACGAAGTTTACGACCACGGCTACGATGTTGATCAACTTGTCCAAATGTCACTGGAGTTTTTGGAAAAGAAGATTTCGGAAAATCCGTCAAAGGAATACATTGACTTGGCAAGAAAGATCTTCGACATTTCGAAGGACTTAAGATATGCCGAAAACAAAAGGTTAATTTTAAAACTTCTGTCGACAAATTTGGCTCAACAGTATCGCAAAACCGAAGCCCAACCGGCTGTTGTTGAATCAAAACCGAAAACAAGTCTTTCCGAAAACTCAAACGTTCAACCTCAGCAACCTACACAGCCTCAACAAATTCAAGCACCTGAGAGTGTTACAAAAGAAGAAAAAGGAAGCGGTGAGATCGAAAAAGTACTTGAATATCTCAAAACAGTTGGTGACATAGCGCTGTTCGTTGCACTTTCCCAAGCTCAAATAAAAGTCAAGGAGAAAGAGATAGAAATATCGTTTTTACCGACACAAAAATTCCAGTACGAGTATGTGAAACAAAAAACGTTTGAATTGGAATTCCTTTTAAAATCCCTGCTGAAAAAGGATTTCACCATAAAGTTGGTCATAGATGAGGCGAGAGAAAAAGAAATTTTGAAGAAACTTCGGCAAATGTTCCCTGGAAAAGTTCAAATTGAGGAGTGA
- a CDS encoding transglycosylase SLT domain-containing protein, which produces MNKFNFLFIVFLTMLLCSIALSQVVPQWFQNLVQEARGKFGLVTDPKFVEELYTAILNVSEKHGLDPLLIVSLILVESEFRFVVGSSGELGLVQIKPETAAFVARIYGLQEPSEGWRSLLWDYNLNIEYGALYLKYLLNRTNGNLFKALELYNGGSRKSEYANKIIKAYEEMMTYHQDLGSGR; this is translated from the coding sequence TTGAATAAGTTCAACTTTCTTTTCATAGTGTTTTTGACGATGTTGCTTTGCAGTATCGCCCTTTCTCAAGTTGTTCCACAGTGGTTTCAAAATCTCGTACAAGAAGCCAGAGGAAAGTTTGGGTTGGTGACTGATCCAAAGTTTGTCGAAGAACTTTACACAGCCATTTTAAACGTCTCGGAGAAACACGGTTTGGATCCTTTGCTCATAGTGAGTTTAATACTTGTGGAGAGTGAATTTAGGTTTGTTGTTGGGTCATCAGGTGAACTTGGCCTAGTTCAAATAAAACCTGAAACAGCTGCGTTCGTTGCGAGAATATACGGTTTGCAGGAACCATCAGAAGGTTGGAGATCTCTTTTGTGGGATTATAATTTAAACATAGAGTATGGGGCGCTTTACTTGAAATATCTTTTGAATAGAACAAATGGAAATCTCTTCAAAGCCTTGGAACTTTACAACGGTGGTAGTAGAAAGAGTGAGTACGCAAACAAAATTATCAAAGCTTACGAGGAGATGATGACATATCACCAAGATCTTGGTAGTGGAAGATGA
- a CDS encoding response regulator transcription factor — MEDDSKIARLLEIFLQNHGYQVKIAPDGEKGWEEFVFFDPKIVIVDLMLPKFDGFELIEKIRSVDQEVGIIVLTARGEVENRIKGFKKGADDYVPKPFHLEELLARIEALEKRVKKDELLRVGQVIFDPKSRTLTFPDGTETVLSERESSLLYWLVVKAGTVLSREELLELVWKDSENISKNIVDVYIKYLRDKLKDYGGMIKTVRGSGYVLDT; from the coding sequence GTGGAAGATGATTCAAAGATTGCAAGATTGCTTGAAATTTTTCTTCAAAATCACGGTTATCAAGTTAAAATTGCGCCGGATGGTGAAAAAGGTTGGGAGGAATTTGTTTTCTTTGATCCAAAGATCGTGATAGTGGATTTGATGCTTCCCAAATTCGACGGGTTTGAACTGATAGAAAAGATACGTTCAGTTGATCAAGAAGTTGGGATAATCGTTTTGACTGCCAGAGGAGAAGTTGAGAACAGAATAAAAGGTTTCAAAAAAGGCGCAGACGACTATGTACCTAAGCCTTTTCACCTTGAAGAGTTGTTGGCAAGGATAGAAGCGCTTGAAAAGCGCGTTAAGAAAGACGAGCTTTTGCGAGTAGGTCAAGTCATTTTTGATCCAAAAAGCAGAACCTTGACCTTTCCTGATGGAACTGAGACTGTTCTTTCCGAAAGAGAGTCATCCCTTTTGTATTGGTTGGTTGTTAAAGCCGGGACTGTTCTGTCTCGCGAAGAATTGTTGGAGCTTGTGTGGAAAGATAGCGAAAACATCAGCAAAAACATAGTGGATGTTTACATTAAGTATCTTCGAGACAAACTCAAAGATTATGGTGGGATGATCAAAACGGTGAGGGGAAGCGGATATGTTCTCGACACTTAA